One segment of Osmerus mordax isolate fOsmMor3 chromosome 28, fOsmMor3.pri, whole genome shotgun sequence DNA contains the following:
- the dock8 gene encoding dedicator of cytokinesis protein 8 isoform X1 — MASLASAERRAFALKINRHSSAEIRKHFSIGHGSSQHSRQSSSASASMCFTVPQSYDAVEPLDLEEFLMTQLRSGDASLMAKMGEFPDDDLEVELVERECRTVRHSVPEEGSELEPHVRDCVQSYTQPWLVVSRRCQGDGWNAYSEREGLHKSLEKQTFESDVQPEKQETPVKSPSLAVLSDDPSHTLTSSDFDLRKGLTPDPRVEGLLCFSNPDDLDRYNQEARRGLRHPELFALYPPTDEEDAVEIRPIPDCPKEHMGDRILIRCLAIKFEIDIEPVFATLALYDLKEKKKISENFYCDLNSDQFKGFLKPHTPHMDPSSQARAAIFSITYPSPDIYLVIKIEKVLQQGEISECAEPYMVMKESDTAKNKDKLEKLRGQSESFCQKLGRYRMPFAWATVNIMNVISTATLDRDTTDSDSINGGKSSSMDRKGQLPRRNSERFSTMEDQCNMSAFKPATITISTICKQEGDRLSDEDLFKVLADIKKLSSLQRRIKTMSGTIKLDLTPVQDSPIACLSSELIPVKPLAEKNIRPIKEVLEFPPNEVYVPHSMYRNLLYVYPQRLNFVNRLTSARNITIKIQFMSGEDPGGVLPVIFGKSSGPEFVQEVYTPVTYHNKSPDFYEEVKIALPARLTDRHHLLFTFYHISCQQKQSQAGTSENLIGYSWLPILCNDRLQTGQYCLPIALDRLPVNYSLHSPEKIPQQVPPVKWMEGHKGVYNLEVQAVSSVHTQDSHLERFFTLCHALGGGASFPLRVRDEKIPENKLEHELKLSIVSLSSSRLEPLVLYLHLVLDKLFTLIMQPMLIAGQTANLAQIAFESVVSIVNSLHNSQELARDHQGRNCLLATYLYWVFRLPDAPNDGYSTGAAGVPPPTEGRYSTMGRASATTVGTMLLQSRLRSSSNPDIPTPHPAEDPEVKDILLAKSHNHPGSRMSTYVDVTSHPQSSTGGTRPSNRKQFHEELALQMVVSTGVCRENAYKYAWFFFEVLVKSMAQHASQLEKRDVPRRSRFSDRFKDDITTIVSVVTAEIGTILVKQQKELEQAEKVNVSLAFFLYDLLSLMDRGFVFQLVRNYCNQMSAKSVSMPTLISMRLEFLRILCSHEHYLSLNLFFSSPASAPASPCPSISSQTSSSCSFQEQRILGMFELSQDFKQQHYLTGLLLTELNAALDMESEGGKVQKKAINATCSLLCAHDLDQRCVSPEVKAKVAALYLPLVGIIIDSINYLDFTVSDSRGGKSKTDDDLENVTPINQSVAMAIAGNPFNTLARNALVSMASVSHKSVASLSADTSRHLLVCFLWVMKNTESSLIQRWALDMPPSQLNRLLELLIICVSCFEYRGKQSSDKVSTQALQKSQQAKLQLENSLLRGIGARGEMMRRVGGNDRTMGQRENLRWRKDQTQWRQTNDKHDKTKAELDQEAIISGNLATEANLIVLDLLETIVQATPLSDYKDSVIGGVLRVLLHCLSCTQSTTFLSHCFSTLRALVVKFGELLFEEEAEQCADLCQKVLQYCSSPVDGNRSQACATLYLIMRYSYSSASNFSRVKMQVTMSLASLVGKSSDFHEEHLRRSLRTILAYAEEDVEMQNTQLPPQVDELLRNLNSILSDTVKMREFQEDPEMLMDLMYRIAKGYQTSPDLRLTWLQNMAEKHNNRKCFTESAMCLVHAAALVAEYLSMLEDHKYLPVGSVTFQNISPNALEESAVSDDILSPDEDGVCSGRYFTESGLVGLLEQAAELFSNGGLYEAVNEVYKIILPILEADRNFRKLSSTHDKLQRAFDNIIQKGHKRMFGTYFRVGFYGAKFGDLDEREFVYKEPAITHLPEISHRLENFYSQCFGDALEMIKDSTPVDKNKLNSNKAYIQITYVEPFFDDYEMKDRLTNFEKNFNLRRFMYTTPFTKSGRPRGELSEQYKRKTILTTSHAFPYVKTRINVIQKEEFDLTPIEVAIEDMQKKTRELAVATHREQPDAKMLQMLLQGAVGATVNQGPLEVAQVFLNEIPADPKLFRHHNKLRLCFKEFIMRCGEAVEKNKHLITSDQKEYQQELKKNYNRLRENLRPMLERKIPELYKPIIKPRLENRDSIKRLSFRRNLEENS; from the exons gtgaagtccccctccctcgccgTGCTGAGTGATGACCCCAGCCACACCCTGACCTCCTCTGACTTTGACCTGCGGAAgggtttgacccctgaccccagggtGGAGGGGCTCCTGTGCTTCAGTAACCCCGACGACCTGGACAGGTACAATCAGGAGGCCCGTCGGGGGCTCAGACATCCCGAGCTCTTTGCACTTTACCCCCCGACCGATGAg GAAGATGCCGTGGAGATCCGCCCTATCCCCGACTGTCCCAAGGAGCACATGGGAGACAGGATTCTCATTCGCTGCCTTGCTATCAA GTTTGAGATCGACATTGAGCCCGTCTTTGCTACTTTGGCCCTGTATGACctgaaggagaaaaagaaa ATATCGGAGAACTTCTACTGCGACCTTAACTCGGACCAGTTCAAAGGTTTCCTGAAACCCCACACGCCACACATGGACCCATCCAGCCAAGCCAGAGCTGCTATCTTCTCTATCACGTACCCCTCCCCAGATATCTACCTGGTCATCAAG atagAGAAGGTCCTGCAGCAGGGTGAGATCAGTGAGTGTGCTGAACCCTACATGGTCATGAAGGAGAGTGACACCGCGAAG AATAAGGACAAGCTGGAGAAGCTGCGCGGCCAATCGGAGTCCTTCTGCCAGAAACTGGGCCGCTACCGCATGCCGTTTGCCTGGGCCACGGTCAACATCATGAACGTCATCAGTACTGCCACGCTCGACCGAGACACCACTGACTCAGACAGCatcaacg gtggtaAGTCCAGCAGTATGGACAGGAAAGGTCAGCTTCCCAGGAGAAATTCGGAAcgtttcagcaccatggaggaTCAGTGTAACATGTCTGCCTTCAAACCCGCTACCATCACCATCAGCACCATCTGCAAGCAg GAGGGGGACCGTCTAAGTGACGAGGACCTGTTCAAGGTTCTGGCGGACATCAAGAAGCTGTCGTCCCTGCAAAGGAGGATCAAGACCATGTCAG GTACAATCAAGCTGGACTTGACACCGGTTCAAGACAGCCCCATTGCTTGTCTGTCCTCTGAGCTAATCCCTGTCAAACCATTGGCCGAGAAGAACATTCGGCCAATTAAAGAGGTGCTGGAGTTCCCCCCAAACGAGGTGTATGTTCCACACAGTATGTACAg gaacctTCTCTATGTCTACCCCCAGAGGCTCAACTTTGTCAACAGGCTGACATCGGCACGAAACATCACCATCAAGATCCAGTTCATGAGTGGAGAAGACCCTGGCGGTGTGCTCCCT GTCATTTTTGGGAAGTCGAGCGGTCCGGAATTTGTTCAAGAGGTCTACACCCCAGTTACCTACCATAACAA GTCCCCAGACTTCTACGAGGAGGTGAAGATAGCCCTGCCGGCtcgtctgacagacagacaccaccTGCTCTTCACCTTCTACCACATCAGCTGCCAGCAGAAACAGAGCCAGGCCGGCACCAGCGAAAACCTCATCGGCTACTCT TGGTTGCCTATCCTGTGCAACGACAGACTTCAGACTGGACAGTACTGCCTGCCCATAGCTCTGGACCGACTGCCCGTCAATTACTCTCTACACTCACCTGAG aaaatCCCTCAGCAGGTTCCCCCCGTGAAGTGGATGGAGGGACACAAAGGAGTGTACAACCTGGAGGTGCAGGCAGTGTCGTCTGTCCACACCCAG GACAGCCACCTGGAGCGCTTCTTCACCCTCTGTCACgccctggggggcggggcctccttCCCCCTGCGCGTGCGAGACGAGAAGATCCCCGAGAACAAGCTGGAGCACGAGCTGAAGCTCAGCATCGTGTCGCTGTCCTCCTCCCGGCTGGAGCCCTTGGTGCTCTACCTCCACCTAGTGCTGGACAAGCTCTTCACCCTCATCATGCAGCCCATGCTCATCGCCGGACAGACGG ccaACCTGGCCCAGATAGCATTTGAGTCTGTGGTCTCAATCGTCAACAGTCTTCACAACAGCCAGGAGCTAGCCAGAGACCATCAGGGCAGGAACTGTCTCCTAGCAACCTACCTGTACTGGGTGTTCCGGCTCCCCGACGCTCCCAATGATGGCTACAGTACAG GCGCGGCGGGGGTGCCGCCCCCCACCGAGGGCCGCTACAGCACCATGGGGCGGGCGTCTGCCACCACGGTGGGGACCATGCTGCTGCAGTCCAGGCTCCgcagcagcagcaacccagACATccccacacctcaccctgcTGAAGACCCCGAGGTGAAGGACATCCTCTTAgccaag AGCCACAACCACCCAGGCAGTCGCATGTCCACCTACGTGGACGTGACCAGCCACCCTCAGAGCTCCACAGGAGGGACCAGACCCTCCAACAGGAAG cagtTCCACGAGGAGCTGGCTCTGCAGATGGTGGTCAGCACTGGGGTGTGTCGAGAGAACGCATACAAGTACGCCTGGTTCTTCTTCGAAGTTCTG GTTAAGAGCATGGCCCAGCACGCGTCCCAGCTCGAGAAACGGGACGTCCCGCGCCGAAGTCGCTTCTCGGACCGCTTCAAAGACGACATCACCACCATCGTCTCCGTGGTGACCGCGGAGATCGGGACCATACTGGTCAAGCAGCAAAAG GAGCTGGAGCAGGCCGAGAAGGTGAACGTCAGCCTGGCATTCTTTCTATACGACCTGTTGTCTCTCATGGACCGAGGCTTCGTGTTCCAGCTGGTCAGGAACTACTGTAACCAG ATGTCCGCCAAGAGCGTTTCCATGCCGACGTTGATCAGCATGCGATTGGAGTTCCTGCGCATCCTGTGCAGCCACGAGCACTACCTCAGCCTCAACCTGTTCTTCAGTAGCCCCGCCTCCGCGCCCGCCTCCCCctgtccatccatctcctcACAG acCTCCAGTTCTTGCAGCTTCCAGGAGCAGAGGATCCTGGGAATGTTTGAGCTGTCTCAGGACTTTAAGCAGCAGCACTACCTAACTGGTCTGCTGCTGACCGAGCTCAACGCCGCCCTGGACATGGAGTCAGAGGg GGGTAAGGTTCAGAAGAAGGCCATCAATGCCACCTGCAGTCTGCTGTGTGCCCACGACCTGGACCAGCGCTGTGTCTCCCCGGAGGTCAAGGCCAAAGTGGccgccctctacctccccctggTGGGCATCATCATAGATTCCATCAACTACCTGGACTTCACAg TATCGGATTCCCGCGGGGGCAAGAGCAAGACGGACGACGACCTCGAAAACGTCACTCCCATCAATCAGTCCGTCGCCATGGCGATCGCCGGGAACCCCTTCAACACCTTGGCGAGGAATGCTCTTGTTTCCATGGCATCAGTG tCTCATAAGTCTGTGGCCAGCCTGTCAGCAGACACAAGCAGGCACCTGCTGGTGTGCTTCTTGTGGGTGATGAAGAACACAGAGAGCAGCCTGATCCAGCGCTGGGCCCTGGACATGCCGCCCTCCCAGCTCAAcaggctgctggagctgctCATCATCTGCGTGTCCTGCTTCGAGtacaga gggaagCAGAGCAGTGACAAGGTGAGCACCCAGGCTCTCCAGAAGTCCCAGCAGGCCAAGCTGCAGCTGGAGAACTCTCTTCTCAGGGGGATTGGAGCTCGGGGGGAGATGATGAGGAGGGTCGGAG GAAATGACAGGACCATGGGTCAAAGGGAGAACTTGCGCTGGAGGAAAGATCAGACCCAGTGGAGGCAGACCAACGACAAACATGACAA GACCAAGGCAGAGCTGGACCAAGAGGCTATAATCAGCGGGAATCTGGCCACAGAGGCGAACCTCATTGTACTGGACCTGCTAGAGACCATTGTCCAG GCCACCCCCTTGTCGGACTATAAGGACAGTGTGATAGGCGGTGTGTTGAGGGTGTTGCTCCACTGTCTCTCCTGTACCCAGAGCACCACCTTCCTGTCTCACTGCTTCAGCACCTTGCGAGCTCTGGTTGTCAAG TTCGGAGAGCTGCTGttcgaggaggaggcggagcagTGTGCCGACCTGTGTCAGAAGGTGCTGCAGTACTGCAGCAGCCCAGTAGACGGCAACAGGAGTCAGGCCTGCGCCACCCTCTACCTCATCATGAGATACAGCTACAGCTCGGCCAGT AACTTCTCCCGGGTGAAGATGCAGGTGACCATGTCCCTGGCCTCGCTGGTGGGCAAGTCGTCCGATTTCCACGAGGAACACCTGCGCCGATCGCTCCGCACCATCCTGGCCTACGCAGAGGAGGACGTCGAGATGCAGAACACACAGCTGCCGCCGCAG gTGGATGAGCTGCTTAGGAACCTAAACAGTATCCTGTCAGACACTGTGAAGATGAGAGAGTTCCAGGAAGACCCCGAAATGTTGATGGACCTCATGTACAG AATAGCAAAGGGCTACCAGACCTCCCCTGACCTGCGCCTGACCTGGCTGCAGAACATGGCggagaaacacaacaacaggaagtGCTTCACGGAGTCGGCCATGTGTCTGGTGCACGCTGCCGCCCTGGTGGCAGAGTACCTCAGCATGCTGGAGGACCACAAGTACCTCCCCGTGGGGAGCGTCACCTTCCAG AACATCTCACCCAACGCGCTGGAGGAGTCTGCGGTGTCGGACGACATCCTGTCTCCAGACGAGGACGGGGTGTGTTCAGGACGCTACTTCACAGAGAGCGGCCTGGTGGGACTGCTGGAGCAGGCAGCCGAGCTGTTCAGCAAc GGTGGTCTGTACGAGGCAGTGAATGAGGTGTATAAGATCATCCTACCGATTCTAGAGGCAGACAGAAACTTCCGTaaactctcctccacccacgACAAGCTGCAGCGAGCCTTTGACAACATCATCCAGAAG gGTCATAAGAGGATGTTCGGGACCTACTTCCGCGTGGGATTCTACGGGGCCAAGTTCGGTGACCTGGATGAGAGGGAGTTTGTTTACAAGGAGCCTGCGATCACACATCTGCCCGAGATATCCCATAGACTGGAG AATTTCTACAGCCAGTGCTTTGGAGATGCCCTGGAGATGATCAAAGACTCAACACCAGTGGACAAGAACAAGCTCAACTCTAACAAG GCCTATATCCAGATCACCTACGTGGAGCCCTTCTTCGACGACTACGAGATGAAGGACCGCCTGACCAACTTCGAGAAGAACTTCAACCTGCGCCGCTTCATGTACACCACGCCCTTCACCAAGAGCGGGCGGCCGCGCGGCGAGCTCAGCGAGCAGTACAAGAGGAAGACCATCCTGACCACCTCCCACGCCTTCCCCTACGTCAAGACGCGCATCAACGTCATCCAGAAAGAGGAG TTTGACCTGACGCCCATCGAGGTGGCCATCGAGGACATGCAGAAGAAGACCAGGGAACTGGCCGTGGCCACACACCGGGAACAGCCCGACGCCAAGATGCTGCAGATGCTCCTCCAGGGCGCCGTGGGCGCCACCGTCAACCAG ggGCCGTTGGAGGTGGCCCAGGTCTTTCTGAATGAAATCCCGGCGGACCCGAAGCTGTTCCGTCACCACAACAAACTGCGCCTCTGTTTCAAAGAGTTCATCATGAG GTGTGGCGAGGCTGTGGAGAAGAACAAACACCTGATCACGTCTGACCAGAAGGAGTACCagcaggagctgaagaagaactACAACCGTCTCAGGGAGAACCTCCGGCCCATGCTGGAGAGGAAGATCCCAGAGCTGTACAAGCCCATCATCAAACCACGCCTGGAGAACAG GGATTCCATCAAACGGCTGAGTTTCCGTCGAAACCTAGAGGAGAACTCCTGA